The DNA window TCAATGACTGGCCGCAGTGGCCGAAGCCTGGGCCTCAGCCGCCCGGCGCAAGGTCGCCGCGGTGTCCCTCACAGTAGTTGTCCAGCAGCTTGCTGCCCTGCTGAAGGGCGGGCGGACTCCGGCCCGTCTGTGGGACGAACTGTGCCTGGTGTACGGAGGCTCCGGTCCCGCCGACGGAGCTCCCGCCAGGCCGCGGCTCAGTCCCGGCTCCGCGGCGGTCCTGGCTGCTGCCCGTGGGGCGGCAATGCGCGGCTCGCCCGTGGCCGAGGCCGTTCGTTTTGCCGCGGCGACATCCGGCCACGCTGCCGGCAGCCGCGATGTCTCTTATACACATCTAGATGTGTATAAGAGACAGGGCAGGAGCTGGCCGCCTGCTTCGATATCGCTGAGGCCAGCGGCTGTCCGCTGGCGGACGTGCTGACCCGCTTCGCGGCACAGCTCGAGGTGGAGGACGACGCCGAGGCAGCCCGCCAGACTGCCCTCGCCAGCCCCAAAGCGACAGTTACGCTGCTGACGTGGCTTCCCTTGCTCGGACTCGGGCTGGGGTTCTGCCTTGGCGTGGATCCGCTGGCGATGCTGCTCGGAACGCCGATCGGCGTTGCGGCACTTGTTGCAGGCATCGTCCTCGCCGTTGCCGGCAGGCTGTGGTCGGCCAGGCTCGTGCGGGCCGCGGCAGGAGCAGGAGTGCCATGAGCGGGCTACGACGCGACGAGCAAACGGCAGGACGGTGCCCGGCTACAGTCCCGTGGCTGGCGCGAAGACCCGGCCGGAGACATATTCCGGCCCCGGCGCCGCCCCCATTTGACGCGGCAATAGCGTCACGACATCCCGGCACGACGGGTCCCGTCACATGACCGGGGCGATTCTTTCAGCTGCGATCACCGCCATGGTGTTGGCTGCTGCTGCGGCGCTCGCCTTTACGGGTCATTCACGCACGCGTAGGCGCCTTCTCAGCGGAAACGGACTGATTCTGAATACTGGGACACATGGCGGGGCGTCCGGAAGGCCCGCTCCCACCGGGCAAGGGACCGGCCTGCGTGACACCGCGATGATGCTGGAGCTGGTCGCGGCCATGCTCGACGCCGGATCAGGGATCGGACGGTCTCTGGAATTGGTGGCAGCCGCGGCTTCGCCCGAGTACAGCCGCTCCCTAAGGCCCGTCGTGGGGGCCATGGCCATCGGAGCTGACTGGGATACCGCATGGCGGAGTTCTGAGTCACGCTCGCCCGAGATACTTGCCCTTCGCGACGCCTTGGGATTCGCCGCGCTGACGGGTGCGCCGTCCTCGGCCATTCTCTATGCCCAGGCCGCCAGAATGAGGCGTGAACGGTTCCGTGCCGCCGAAAAGCGCGCCGCATCGCTCAGCGTCAAGCTCGTGATTCCCTTGGGCCTCTGCTCCCTCCCGGCGTTCATCTGCCTGGGTGTCGTCCCCGTGCTCCTGGCGCTGGTGCCCTCCGGAGCCTGACCGCCGTGCCGCTGCCCACCGGCCACTGCTCCTCCACAAAGCGGCACGCCGAGTGCTTTTCCACTTGGGCGAATTCATCACTTACCCGCCTGCGCGGCAGACGGAACAGTCGGATAAACCGGCAATCCCGCCGGTATCCAGAAAGGAAAAACCATGTCCCTGAACCAAAACAGCATCAGCGAGGCCCGGCCCCTGTACCAGGACAGCGGAGACGGAGCTGTCCGGGAGATCTATCCGGGAGCCAGTTCGGCGCCTCGCATCAAAGCGCGCACCCGGAGGCCTGTCTCTTATACACATCTAGATGTGTATAAGAGACAGGGATGGCGACGGCGGAATATGCCATCGCCACGTTGGCCGCAGTCGGATTCGCCGGCCTGCTGGTGTTCATATTGCGCAGCGACGAAGTCCGGGGTTTCCTGCTCAACCTGATCCGTACGGCGCTGGCCTTGCCGTGAGCCCGCATCCGCAGGCCCCGCTGGTGGCGGCCGCGGTGGCGGCGGCACCGCCGGCGCGGACCGGAGGCATTCGGAGCAGGAAGCCGCGGCGGCGACCGGGCTGTGGGGCGGGGAATCCCCGCGGCCGCGGGAGCGTCCGCGAAAGAAACACCGGAGGTGCCGTGACCGCAGAATTCGCCGTTGCGCTTCCTGCCGTGATGCTGCTCCTGGCCATGCTGTTGGCGGGGTCTGCGGCAGGAATTACCCAGCTCCGGTTAGAGGAGGCGGCACGGGCGGCGCGCGGGCGCTGGCCCGGGGAGAGGAGCCGCCGGCCGTCGAGGGAATGGTCAGGAAGCTGGCAGGGGCCACGGCATCGTCGGCTGTGGTGGCGGACGGCGAATGGCTGAGCATTACGGTGTCGGACCGCGTGACCGGACCGTTTGGCAGCGTGGTTCCGTGGACACTGACAGCCAGGGCTGAGGCGCGGGGCGAAACGGCGGAATCCCTCTCGTTCCCGCCCACCATGATTCCGGCCCTATCCCGCTCTGGGGCGGAGCTCGCCGCCAAGGGGCACATATGAACCGGAATAAACAGCCGGGCGGGGCGCAGGATTCAGAGCGGGGCTCGGGCACTGTGCTGGCTGCCGGGCTCGGCCTGGTGGTCCTCGCGGCCATGGTCCTGCTTCTCATGCTGGCGCAGGCAGCCGTGATGGCCTCCCGGGCGGCAGCAGCGGCCGACCTCGCCGCCCTGGCAGCGGCGGACGCACTCCGCGGTGTTTCGGCCGGGGAAGCCCTGTCTCTTATACACATCTAGATGTGTATAAGAGACAGGTAGCAGCCCGTCACGACGCGAGGCTGGCCAGTTGTGTCGAGGGAGGTGATCAGTCTGTCGAAGTTCGTACCGAACTGACGGCCGGCGCAATTCTCGGCTCGGCTGCGGGGCACGCCCGGGCGGGGCCGCCACCGTAGGCTCGGCTGCGGGCACGCCGGGCCGGTCCGCCACCGTAAGTGCAGGTGGCAACGCTATAGGCCGGTTGACGCGTGGTGCGCCGCATGCTCCTGCGCCGCATGTTCCTGCGCCGCATGTTCCTGCGTCGGAGACGGGGACGGGGCCGCGGTCTCTGTGGCATCCCGCAGCAGGACGTCGATCAACGTTACGGCGGCGTCCTTATCCAACGGGTTGTTCTTGTTCCCGCATTTCGGAGACTGCACACAAGAGGGACATCCGGACTCGCACTCACAGGCCTCGATGGCGTCCCTCGTCGCGGTCAGCCACACCTTGGCTTTCTCGAAGCCCCGTTCCGCAAAGCCCGCGCCGCCGGGGTGTCCGTCGTACACGAAAATGGTGGGCACCCCGGTGTCCGCGTGGATCGCGGTTGAGACGCCGCCGATGTCCCAGCGGTCGCTGGACGCAACCAGCGGCAGCAGCCCGATGGCGGCGTGCTCCGCGGCGTGGAGGGCGCCGGGGAACTGTGCCTCGATCAGGCCGGCACCGGTGAGCGACCGGTTGTCCATGACGAACCACACGGCTTTCGTAAACAGCTCCCGTGCCCCGAGCTCCAGGGGCTCCTCGCCCAGGACCTCGTTCGAAATCAGGGCCTTCCGTTGAAAGGAGACCACCTGCGTCGTTACCTTCACATCGCCGAAATGCACGGCTACATCCCCCCACTGGACCGACCGCTGGGTTTCGAGCACCTCAATCTGGGTGATGTCCCGGGCGGTGGTGTAGTAGTCGGGGTTGGCGCGGCGCACCACTACGCAGTGATCGGCCTCATTCAGGTCCTCCACCACATAGCTGTCGCCCTGATGGACATAGATTGCGCCGGTATGCGCCTGGTAGTGGGTTTGCGGCGAATCCATGGTTCCCAGCAGTGAACCCGTGTCCGCATCCACGATGCTCACCGGCCCTCCGCCGTCGGCCCTCAGGTTCACCATGCCGGCCGCGCTCTGGGGATGTGTCCAGAACCATCCGGCCGGGCGCCGCCGCAGGTAGCCCTGCGTCACCAGCTGTCCGAGGAGTTTCTCCGCCGTGGCACCGAAAAGAGGCAGCTCCGCCACGCCCAGCGGAAGCTCGGCGGCGGCTGCGCACAGGTGGGGTCCGAGCACATAGGGATTCGACGGGTCAAACACGGTCGCCTCGACCGACACGTCAAAGATGGCCTCGGGATGGTTCACCAGGTAGGTGTCCAGCGGGTCGTCGCTGGCCACGAAGGCGGCGATCGCGTCCTGCCCGGCGCGTCCCGCCCTGCCGATCTGCTGGAAGAGGGACGCCCTGGTCCCGGGCCAGCCGGCGACGAGCACTGCGTCAAGCCCCGAGATGTCGATGCCCAATTCGAGGGCCGATGTGCTCGAAATACCCAGCAGCTGCCCAGCCCGCAGAGCCTTTTCCAAGGCGCGGCGTTCCTCCGGGAGATAGCCGGACCGGTACGCCGCCACCCGTTGCGGCAGGCTCGGATCAACTTCGTCGAGTAGCCGTTTGGTGATCGACGAGATGGTTTCTGCGCCCCGCCGGGACTTGATGAAGGCAATGGTCCGGATCCTGGCCGAGACGAGGTTCGCAAGCAAGTCGGCCGTCTCGGCAACCGCGGTCCGGCGTTCCTTGGCGCCGTTCTCGCCCCGGATTTCGGTCAGGGCG is part of the Arthrobacter sp. KBS0703 genome and encodes:
- a CDS encoding type II secretion system F family protein, encoding MTGAILSAAITAMVLAAAAALAFTGHSRTRRRLLSGNGLILNTGTHGGASGRPAPTGQGTGLRDTAMMLELVAAMLDAGSGIGRSLELVAAAASPEYSRSLRPVVGAMAIGADWDTAWRSSESRSPEILALRDALGFAALTGAPSSAILYAQAARMRRERFRAAEKRAASLSVKLVIPLGLCSLPAFICLGVVPVLLALVPSGA
- a CDS encoding DEAD/DEAH box helicase, which translates into the protein MNPHDSLIPLLGRGPDPEQLRHVRTIPAREAVHEPWPEWAHPDLVSAYGNMGIQQPYRHQVRAANIAHAGEHVVIATGTASGKSLAYQLPALDAIHRSELRVLSEPGKIHDDGAVTLYLSPTKALAADQLAAIRSLKLPTVRAETYDGDTDPASRRWIRDHANFILANPDMLHFGILPNHAWWAGFFRRLRYVIVDEAHSYRGVFGSHVANLMRRLRRICAYYGAGTSFPGPVFIAASATASEPETSFGRLIGAPVRGVAEDSSPHGSTTVAFWEPALTEIRGENGAKERRTAVAETADLLANLVSARIRTIAFIKSRRGAETISSITKRLLDEVDPSLPQRVAAYRSGYLPEERRALEKALRAGQLLGISSTSALELGIDISGLDAVLVAGWPGTRASLFQQIGRAGRAGQDAIAAFVASDDPLDTYLVNHPEAIFDVSVEATVFDPSNPYVLGPHLCAAAAELPLGVAELPLFGATAEKLLGQLVTQGYLRRRPAGWFWTHPQSAAGMVNLRADGGGPVSIVDADTGSLLGTMDSPQTHYQAHTGAIYVHQGDSYVVEDLNEADHCVVVRRANPDYYTTARDITQIEVLETQRSVQWGDVAVHFGDVKVTTQVVSFQRKALISNEVLGEEPLELGARELFTKAVWFVMDNRSLTGAGLIEAQFPGALHAAEHAAIGLLPLVASSDRWDIGGVSTAIHADTGVPTIFVYDGHPGGAGFAERGFEKAKVWLTATRDAIEACECESGCPSCVQSPKCGNKNNPLDKDAAVTLIDVLLRDATETAAPSPSPTQEHAAQEHAAQEHAAHHASTGL